A stretch of DNA from Dehalobacterium formicoaceticum:
CTGATAATTCATTTTAAAATCTTTTTAACTTTTCCCTTATTTTCATCATCTCTCGAGACTTGTAGCCACCCTAAACAAAAGCCTTATATAAACATAAGAGAAAACCTAAACAAGTACTAATTTAACTTAGTGCGGCCATAAGCCGCACTAAGTCTAGTTTTTATTAATTTTAAATATTATACGCAACCGGTAGGTTTGGGTAACCCGGCCACGCGGCAAGCACCTTTTGCAGGGCCGCTGGGGAACAATTCGTAAATTTTTGCATTACTGATACCGGTTGACTTGACAATTTTGCGGATCATAGGAGCGATCCCAAACTGTTTGTAATAATCGTTGATATAATTAACCAATGTCCAATGCTCTTCCGACATTTCATCAACGCCTTCATCTTTTGCCAAAAACTCAGCTAATTCCTTGGTCCAGACCTCCGGATCAGCGATAAAGCCGTCCTCATCCACTTCTACTTGTTGGCCGTTAAAATCAATAAATGCCATATTTTTTACCTCCTGTTGTTTTCTAGGAATTTAAATTTCCTGTACAGTAATTGCATCTTCTGGGCAAACCGCCACGCAGCTTTCGCAACCCTGACATTCATCGCCGACGACTTCACAAAC
This window harbors:
- a CDS encoding TusE/DsrC/DsvC family sulfur relay protein: MAFIDFNGQQVEVDEDGFIADPEVWTKELAEFLAKDEGVDEMSEEHWTLVNYINDYYKQFGIAPMIRKIVKSTGISNAKIYELFPSGPAKGACRVAGLPKPTGCV
- a CDS encoding indolepyruvate ferredoxin oxidoreductase subunit alpha, translating into MYLVNIDIKKCTGCGACVDVCPVEYLAVNDGVCEVVGDECQGCESCVAVCPEDAITVQEI